Below is a window of Scylla paramamosain isolate STU-SP2022 chromosome 39, ASM3559412v1, whole genome shotgun sequence DNA.
attagactggtttatggatggggatgataggtggaaataggtaggtatatttcatacgtgaactgccacgtgtaagcccgGTGGCTTcctgcaacttcccttatttcttatgttcttatgttcatggTTTGTGTTCAGTTCTGTGGAAGGCGATACTCACCTTTCGGCACAGTTAATCTCCGACGTGTCGTTGTCAGCATCATGGGTGCTGAACGAGTTGCCGCTTTTCACAGAGAAGCTGTCCCCTGCATCACCGCTGTAcctgtcaccacacacacacacaaaaaaataaataaataaataaataaataaaatgaaataaataaataaataagaaaatagagtaaataaataaataaattaattaattaaataaataaatttaaaatatttatataaattaaataaataaataaactaaattgatatacgtgtgtgtgtgtgtgtgtgtgtgtccccacaAGTGTAGGAAAGTGTAGATTGTAGAAACGCAGCAATTAAATCATTCTGAGTTTGTTATTCATGATGTATCGGGATATACAGCATTCCCATCTAGAGACACTTCACAAACAATTAATTTACTAtatacgaaagagagagaaagagagagagagagagagagagagagagagagagagagagagagagagagagagagagagagaatacaagaggGTGAAGGGCCTCACCTTCCAACACTGAGGCGGAACTTGGTCTCTGGTGCGCCCACGTGGAAGAATCCATACTTAGCCCACCGATGTTCTCCCTCGTAATCGTCCAGGTCAATTCGTAGCTGCTGCAGGGTGGTGGAGGTCAGCTGGTGCAGAAGGTCAAGGCCCAGCCAGAATTCACCCTCCAGGTCACCAAAGCCCAACTGATACTCGACCCAAGTGCGGTAGAAATCTTGGCGGACGGCATCACTGGTGCGCCGCTGGAAGACGGTCCATCCCCCGCCGTCGACGGTGTGGTCACAAAACACGGGCACGCGGTGGTGGGGTCGCCCAGGGTAAGGGTATACCTGGCGCAGGCCGCTCCCGCTGTCCCCGGAGTCCAGTAATTCCTTGCAGTGACGCGGCCGAGACTCCCATTTGTTTACAGCAGCACTGACCTGCTGCACCACTTCCCTCGCCTCCTGTAAAGCGAAGGGCAAACAGTGACCAGGTTTACGTCAGACGTGGCGGCGCAGCTCTTCCTGCATTTCCGCTGACAACGACTCAACACACTTTGATATGAGTCTTGAATCTTGATTAAAACGCATTAAAGAAAATTAGCACCCCTTGATAAACTTCGAAAATTTCGTTAGTGATAATACCGCGCCTTGTAGGAGGGCCTGACAAAGTGTTAGGTAGAAGCCTGACTTAACCCTTACCTCCACGAGGGGCGCGTGGCGGCTGTCCTCTCGTCCAGTCCTACAGGAGTCCAGGGCGGCGGCCACACAAGTGTCATTGTAGCCTGCGACCGTTAGTAGGCTGGACAGAAGGGAGCGATCGTCCTTGAGGCCTGAACAGCTGTTTCCCTCAGCGAGGGGAGGCGTGCTGCTTGTCATGGCCACGGCCACGCCCATGGCGAAGAGCACAAGAAACTTCATCGCAGACAATTGCTGGCCAGAACACCTAACCAACGCGACCGTGGCGGAATGCGGCGTAGAGCAGAGTGGCGTGTGTCTTGAGCCCTGGGTGCCTCGCGGCCCTCAACACGCCACTTCAAGCCTCGTAAACTGTGACGGGAATAGACGCGGAGCTGTGGCCCTCATGAATTTCATCATTCCTTTAATAAAGTGCTGTCTGAGATAATATTTCATGAAGGGCCACTTGGGTAAGGGCGGCAGTGTGCCCTTCACCACGCTGGCATCAGATGCAGCAGGATCCTCGCAGCACTGTACTGTTGATGTTTATTTGCTGTGGAGTGGTGGGAGTTGTGTCCTCAGTGCAGAGGTAGTATATGATGCTGCCGCACCACGCACTATGCTGACGAATTTATAATGCTTAGTCCTCTTTGGAAGAACTGCGTggtggaagatttttttttcttttgcttataTTActcaagataaagaaaaatatcagctatcaaataagagaggaggagaatttaAGAAGTGTAACGCGAAGTATTGGGCTTAATTTTCATGATTTACTAGAATAACAAACTTGTTCTGGCGACGTTGTAATAATAGACGTCTCGTGTCCCCCGTTGAGCTTCAGTAAGGTATTGTAATTTACAACGGTAGCGATAGGCAGCGGTGGGCCGCGGGAAGAGCGCGGCCGCCCTCATCTCACTCACTTgggcaggtcaggtcaggtcagcctTGGATCGTGGCCAGGTGACACAGGTAACCATGTTTTGCATTGCTTGTCATTTGTATTGACTGACAACTATGTCAAAATACTGACTGCCATAGAACAGTATGCTCACAGCACTATTCTTACTGGCAGCATCAAGGCGCCAGACGCCACCTCGTCCagtgcaaggaaaagaagagctgGTTTGCTTCCTCTCCTGTGATGATGGCGTGCATGGCGCCTCCTCCACGTCAGCTTTACCTTGTACGCCCCATGTTCACTGCACCGTAGGAGTCCCAAGGCACTGTGAATGAACACATCACTggaccatattctaaaacatttCAGCGTCTTGTCTTGATTACTCTCAATTTTAAAAAGTGTTCTCATGGTTGTAACGATATTCTAACAGGGATGTTACACCAGGAATGGAAAAAATGACGAGAAACTGTATTATAATgtttgtgacctttgaaaatagccgtattagagaacaaagcgttttatGTTACTTATCATGATGTATCAATCAGTTTGACTCAGAACTGCGTGTATCCACTGACAATGCAACTTTGTGAGTCCAACTGGGATTCCCTTACTCAGATACTCCTCCTTCTACTTGAGGGGGCAGCCAGTCAGCCGCCTTGCACCTCGCCAACACCACAGCCAGGACACTTTGCTTCCCTCTTGTTAAAGTCCTTATTACACTGTCACTTTGTGGAGTAATGACAGTCTGCTCCGGGCAGTGCTTAACTTCAGATCGATTTATTTCaatttaatgtaaaaaaaaaaaaaattatcagcgGTCGTTGTTtagtgaataagagagagagagagagagagagagagagagagagagagagagagagagagagagagagagagagagagagagaaagcggaagGGAGGTTTTACCTGCCAGTGTATTTAACTCACAGGATATTGTAATAAAATGCATAACAGCACCAGCTGACTATGATCACGCGGAACCCGGTGCAGAGACGCAAGGTGTGCACGTCTCATGGCCGTGTGAAGAGGCAAGCAGCGAAGTGACTCGggcggtgaggggccagcccctccggagagaaagaggggcTCAGGCTGAGAGTAGCGTTAGAGAGGGAGCTTGGAGGGTTGGTGGTGGTCTGGAACCGCATTCTGTTTCCAGTGTTTATGCGTGTGTTCACGTCTCCCACCGTGCCTGCCACAGCCACAGTCAGAAGGCGAGGGGGATCATCATACACGTTCGCTTCACTGAGTAGTGGTGGCCTTTCCAATGATACCAGTTGATGCCATCGGCGTAGGAGGTGTGGTTGCCCACATACTGGTAGCCGTTCAGGTTTCCTTTATGGCAAGCAGCAtaccaaaaaactccttcatatCTGAAATGAACGTAACAGTCACAAAAGTGTTCGTAGTTTGATACAGTGGCCGAACGCACGTCTTGGAAAGAGACCTGACCTTCTTCTTTGAGGGATTAGTGCTACTCTCTTCGGTTAGAATTCGTAAGATGTAGTACACTATGCTACACTCCTTGACAGGACCTTGCTACCAAACATGAAAATCCTTGCATtaaatataattttcaatctgtagaatatcacctctcctctactaaacctcatcttctttttcctcactgaaacactcgtgtctcaggcaactgacagtagtcccttttctcttccctcctactttctctttcgTCATTCTCAATTCACACCTGGATAATGCGTCTATGtacgcaacgacttaacctgctctcgtgctcacgctcttgaatcttccgagttttccaccatctggctacgactacagagtcattctcaaactaaatttttctgtgctgtatacctctcatctaactcctctgactataagaattttttttcactacttaacttccaaagtggagaacattctgattctcttcccttttgcgtagatctccattcttggagacttcaatgttcaccacaagctatgcctttcctccttcactgaccatcctggtgaactagcctttaactttgctatcctctacgacctagagcaactggtgcaacaccctattcgtattcgtGACTGGTTTGGAGATAgacccaacattcttaaccttttcctaaaCTCTAATCCTtccgcttatgctgtcatcctctcttctccattaagCTCCTGAgatcacaatctcacatctgtatcttatcctatcgctccaatcccttctcaggatcccccaaagtggaggtgcctctggcgttttgcccgTTAGTGCGGGGGACCTGGGGAAGGAtaatgctgattttccttggaatgactacttcttgcgtgtcagagaccagtctctatgtgctgagcgcataacagaggtttggcatgaaggcgtacattcctcactcctctcGACCTAAATTttctaaatcttggtttaatacagcctgttctcgtgctatacatgatagagaggtggcccacaaaaggtacttgaactttccatcatctgaatctcatgcgctttatatttcttcccggaatcatgccaaatctgttctccaactagccaaaaaagctcctttattaatagaaagtgtcaaaatctttcaagatctaactcccctcgtgacttctcgTACCTAGCCAAAAAATCTCCAacaattttgcttcttcatctttcccttctttatttcagccagatagCACCGCTGCTATCTCATCTATTCCTAAagatgaactcttcgctcaaaccctTGCTAAAATCCCTACCTTGGATGACTCacggtttgttcctccctctcctccaccctctgactacttcgtgctactcattaaaatccttcgtaatgatgttttctgtgCCCTCGCTCGTAAGGCTTATGGAGCTGATTGGACCCCTCACATTGTtgtccgaaactgtgcctccgtgcttgcaccttgcctagtcacactctttcaactttgtctatcaacatctaccttttatccttgctggaagtttgcctacactctaatggtgatcttcttgctttccttactgagtcttggtaatactcttttagagattttggtgaaacttttgctgttgtcttagacatatctaagccttttgatagagtctggcacaaagctttgatttccagccTTCTCTTTTATGGCTTCTATttgtctgtaacttcatttcaagtttcctttctgaccatcaTTGtcagacggtcactgttctaaatCAATTAATAGtgctgttcctcagggttctattctgtcacccattctcttccttttattcatcaaagatcttctaaacaaaactCTTAGTCATATCCACttttacactgatgataccaccctgcagtttTCTACGTCATTTCGtcgacatccaacccttcaggaagtaaacatttcacacagggaagccacagaacgcctgacttatgATCTCTTTGAAATTTCAGATTgaggcagaacaaacttagtatagttgaatgcctcaaaaactccattccttcatctctcaatctgacacaatcttccagacaacaattccctcttcttcaatgacactcaacttaGTGTTGCCACTCCTTGTGTTTTCCTACTAGATCTAGTATTTTTTGTTTCGATCTTGGAGTCTCGTAGTTTTTTCTTTAAAATCCAACAAATCTTGTAGttttcattaaaaagaaaaaaattgataatgaTTATTGCTAGCTAATTAAATCTATACAAGTATGCCTCAATACGAATCCCATGCTCCCCGTTTTCTATAGTGTTTGTTTACGTGTGTTGGACACGATCCGTTCGTGCCACCTCGCGGTCAGTCCGACTAGTACCAGAACTGCCCTCGAACTGTTGGTTCAGTTTTGGATACATCGCGGTGATAAAACGGGTAGGTTGATCAGTTGTTGAGACAATGAGGGATTCTGAGAACCCCACTAAAAGCTGCAGTGGAGATAAAACtccaccaaaaaagaaaaaaaaaagatgtggtGCAACCAGTCATGTAATAGTGGGTGTTAACTGATCCTGAATTAAAAGACTGGATCAAGCCAGATCCTAAAGATATGTATGTTGTTCGTTGTGTAGTGTGATTCCAAGCTAAGGAATCCTAACAAAGCTGGTTTGATAAGTCACAAAGCTACatcaaagcacaaaaaaaaaaaaaactatgaatcAAAGAAAAAGTGCGAATATTCAGCAGTTCATAAAGAAACCAACTGAGGACCCAAAAGATAAAGTTAACAATGCAGAATCATTGCTGTCTGGGTATATGGCCGAACATGGAATGGCACTTTCCCAGGCAGACCACCTGATTGAGGTAATGAAAAGGATGTTTCCAGACTGTGATACTGTGAAGAAAttgactatgaaaaaaaaataaaagcttcaTATGTCACGCAATATGGATTAGCGTGGGAAGAACGGGAAGAAGTTACGGAGATATGCAAGAAAAATAAGTTTTCTTTAATGATCGACGAAAGTGTAGTGCCGGGACGTAATATTAAGCTAATATAAGTAGTATTAGGTTAATATAAGTAGAATTAAGTTAGTATAAGAATTACTGGTAAGATTTAGTCGTTATTACATCATACATACATCcccgagacatacagacagacagacatgttgGCGCCCGCGGAAAATGGGTGATCGATTTTCTCTATGAATAAAGGCATTATTTTCTTGCAAGGTATTAGCTTGTagctagaatttttcacctttgTTACTCAGAGGAACAAATACACCAGGTCATGATATGAGTAAAGTAATGTAAATGTTTATTATACGGTTGAAACCAATCATTTGCGAATTACCTTGAGGAAGAATCTGAAAACTACGGAGGTTCGTGGCGTGGTAAGACGCCGCGGCCGGCCCGATTCTCGTTGAGAGAGATCTTGGCTTGCTTACACTATAGGTATGTTGCTCTAGGTTTGAAGTAATTATCATTCATATTTgttgatatattttcttatcagtaCATCACTCAGAGAGATCTTGGCTTGTTTACAATACAGAGAGATCTTGTCTTGCTTACACTGCAGGGAAGCCagtggaggtaaaggaaaagtGTGTCTGTGGGTCCCACGTGTGTATACTTAATAGTGTGAGATCGGAGTGTTTAATTCACGGATTATTAAGGTTGTGCACTATTTCTCGTTATCATACGGGGACGTAACCACCTGGTTCGGTCCTCGGAATGCTGATTAGGGTGTGTTATACCAGGGTTATAGAAAAATGTAGTAAGGAGattgtttattcttatgtaaACACCAGTGAATTATTTTTCGAGTTACGTACGTGAATAATACCACCCTCGCCAGGTGAATGAGACTGTATACTCATGTAATACCCAAACACTAAtgcccattattgttattggtgaatGCGTGAGGTGTGTCAAGTGTTTAGTTCGGCCAGTATTTACACTACTGTAATGAAATCTTCAGCGCTACTAAAAGgatacttcatgctacctggTATAATATGAATGACGTGTGAATTAGTATTAACGCTACCACaagttaaggaaaaataaagaccatACTTCAGCGAGTGTAGGTATTTCCTCACCAACTagttggagaaaaaataaataaataaataataacctAGCTTGCGAGTGGCacaagggggggagggggattacAAAAGCACAGACATATCAGTGTCGCAGATACTTGCTGTCATGGTGAGATACTTTGACAAGAACAAGTGGAAAGTGACGGATGCATTATTAGACATCTTGGAGGTTGAAGTGCAGAGTGGTGGCCTGTGCAGAGGGTTTGTACaaagctgtaaaaaaaaatgtttcaaagCAAAGACATACCACTTACAAACATCGTTGGGCTTGCCAGCGTTAACTGCTCTACGATGATTGGTGCACGTAGTGGCTTTCAGGCACGCTTGAAGGGTGACGTACCATCTGTATTTATTCTTGGCTGTGTCTGCCATTCATTTGTACTATCAGCAAGTCATGCATGTGTCCATTTGCCATCCTTCCTTGAAGCATTTCTTAATgacatttgttatttttcgcGAAGTAGCAGACGTCAGCATCAGTTTAAACTGATTCAAGAGGTCGTTCAGAGCCCAAAGCACAAAATTATTAAACTTTGACAGACTCGTTGGTTGTCCAGAGGACGTGTAATATCTCGAGTACTTGAGCAGTGGGATgctcttctgcttttttttttttttttttttcaatctgaaTCTCTTTCAGAATCAAACTAGATGCAGCATCACATATATATAAGACAATGGTAAGTCAGGGAACTAGACACATGTTATTCCTCAACTACGTACTTGGAAAAGTGGATAAAATGAA
It encodes the following:
- the LOC135092170 gene encoding ryncolin-1-like; this encodes MKFLVLFAMGVAVAMTSSTPPLAEGNSCSGLKDDRSLLSSLLTVAGYNDTCVAAALDSCRTGREDSRHAPLVEEAREVVQQVSAAVNKWESRPRHCKELLDSGDSGSGLRQVYPYPGRPHHRVPVFCDHTVDGGGWTVFQRRTSDAVRQDFYRTWVEYQLGFGDLEGEFWLGLDLLHQLTSTTLQQLRIDLDDYEGEHRWAKYGFFHVGAPETKFRLSVGRYSGDAGDSFSVKSGNSFSTHDADNDTSEINCAERYRGAYWYGACHSSNLNGYQYVGNHTSYADGINWYDWKGHYYSLKRTSMMIRPAF